The Leguminivora glycinivorella isolate SPB_JAAS2020 chromosome 25, LegGlyc_1.1, whole genome shotgun sequence nucleotide sequence GCAGCCAGCGCTGCACGGTGCCAGTTCCGAGTGTCGCACCAGTCTCAAGGTTCACGAGGGACACGTTGAGAATGTCACCAGATTTGGAGACTACCGTGCATTGCACTTGGTCTTTGAGCTGTTGAgaaatatgaaaatattatttttgatataaaaaaagtacaaaaatattacaaaaaaaaaaatctagggTCAGATTATGTAAGCGTTATCGGTCTTCAAGTGTGCGCAGAACTCTAATATGCCAGCAAAGCTGCAGACcccaatgcacaaacgctcacgataatgtctctttcgtagctatctatctctatcgctctagcgtattggcgcgacagatggcgtttcgtttcgcagaaatgccattcggctacggggcctggtgtcagatatttatgtcACTATAGAACATACCAAGGTGCAAAACGTGAGTTTCGTCATTATCAAACTAAATTGGGCGGGAAATATCGCTAAGCAGAATGATGGCCGGTAGACtgaaatgttaacggaatggtggcagCTTACAGGTATAAGAAGCACTTGACACCTGTTAGGTGGACGATAACGGTCTGATATGATGGTAATGAGTACATACCTGTGCCTTGTCAGAGTTATCAGTCTTCAAGTAAGCGCAGAACTCCCGTATCGCAGCGAAGTCTTTCGGCAGCCGTCGGCACTTGTTCTCCGGTGTGAGAGCCACGACTCTTGCCGCGTTAAGTATGGCAGCTTGTGTAGAAAAGACAGATATGTCACTATAGTACATACCTGTGCCTTGTCAGTTTTCAAGTGAGCGCAGAACTCCGGTATGGCAGCGAATTCTTTCGGCAGCCGTCGGCACTTGTTCTCCGGTGTGAGAGCCACGACTCTTGCTGCGTTAAGTATGGCAGCTTGTGTAGAAAAGACAGATATGTCACTATAGTACATACCTGTGCCTTGTCAGTCTTCAAGTGAGCGCAGAACTCGGGTATGGCAGCGAAGTCTTTCGGTAGCCGTCGGCACTTGTCCCCTGGCGTGAGAGCCACGATTTTGGCCGCGTCGAGTAGGGCGGCGTGTTTTTGTGAGAGTCGACGCGCGCGGTACCAGGCGCCTTCGGAAGTGTCCAGGTATGCGAACGAGTCGCCTGGGGCGGGCCTGTGGATAACAATATAGTTGAGTTTAGCACGACAGATGTATGAAGTAAGGAGATCGGACACGCCGGGCGATTTGTAACGCCTGTCGCTAGTTCTTGAACCGACACACGttgagcacacctcggacactggcgatcaaaaatatgaaagaggcgcgttcctagcacacagtcttagctcgtataggtgaacgcgtactatgcttgtgcgAGTAAGAGAGACAGATCTACTGGGCGCATTtctgacaggtggtaactgtgaggtaaccgagagggggtgggcggcactttcagcggggagcgggagtggccatactgtatgatagtactctttattatactgtgcttgatTCTAAACGAGCAGAACTATTCTGAACAGCTGACCGAGGGTCACGCCACCATCTTGTCGAGCAAATTGGCTCGGGCGAAGCAAACGTGTGCGCATGAGAAGGCACGTTTTGCGTGCGAAGCATGGCCTCGCGGCGCTGTTCGGTCAGTGGACTCATCTATCAAAACACGAGTTTTGTCTTGTGAAACGAGCCGCAAAGCAAAAAACATGAGAATCACACACTCATTGTGCAACaatgacataattattacaGTATACAtgatacaatatttaattactCACTCAAACGTCTCGCTGGCCTCGCAAGCCTGCCCGAAGGGGTCCAACAAGCGCTCGTAGTGATCGGAGTAGTCGCCGTGCATCGTGACTCCGATGTAGCCGGTGTCAGTCTTGCAGCTCTCGGCTGTGGCGTCGGCGGAGAGGATGAAGGTGTCTTCGACGGGTAGAAGGTCACTCTCTAATAGTGTACTCACTCAAACGTCTCGCTGGCCTCGCAAGCCTGTCCGAAGGGGTCCAACAAGCGCTCGTAGTGATCGGAGTAGTCGCCGTGCATCGTGACTCCGATGTAGCCGGTGTCAGTCTTGCAGCTCTCGGCTGTGGCGTCGGCGGAGAGGATGAAGGTCTCTTTGACGGGTAGGAGGTCGATAACGCAACTGAAAATACCACATAAATTAACACTAACTTTATAAAACTAAGAGGATACTAAGTTTTAAGTGTATGGATCTTGTAGCATTTTATTTGGGGTTTTGAAGCGTAGCAAACCCGcttcctgtttttttttatttagtcatCAGGCCGGGCACCGgcacataaaataaatgtattttaaaaCGGAGTGATTCTTTAC carries:
- the LOC125239496 gene encoding uncharacterized protein LOC125239496, with translation MHGDYSDHYERLLDPFGQACEASETFEPAPGDSFAYLDTSEGAWYRARRLSQKHAALLDAAKIVALTPGDKCRRLPKDFAAIPEFCAHLKTDKAQLKDQVQCTVVSKSGDILNVSLVNLETGATLGTGTVQRWLPRVDTPAPAPVAVTPVTPAAAPAATPAAAAPAAQASGECTQLGDQHTIDYNGQ